A single genomic interval of Spirosoma taeanense harbors:
- a CDS encoding right-handed parallel beta-helix repeat-containing protein yields MKHLLILLTALLLVTCKRTIDDPAVTPTPTPPKPFVPKFIIDKAGVHNGASLGVQPGDTVAIQAGTYTNLILQGFVGAPGKPIIFLNYKGQVQIKGTTQNNGNFSINGCSYFVLTGSGTEGVQYGFDVSSTYKDVSALVVAGKSTNCEITRVEVSQSGFAGMMIKTDPSKNDPTTWLGNFVMKDVHVHDNYVHDTLGEGFYIGNSFWNTGLNGLYPHEIQGLHLHHNIVKRAGCEGIQYSCSPGASVHHNRVSQTGISPFSNSQNAGVQISGGSSGEFYNNTIDSAQGVGLIIVGAVRSGDSLVVRNVLVTNSNQFAGADKLPAETCAVFADERNTPPGVVVGGRLIFQNITVEGARLDGIRLYNQSQSNIIRKSIVRGFTRSAIDRSPKSVPLLEVENYFGVITAPAGIGYQTN; encoded by the coding sequence ATGAAGCACCTTTTGATCCTTCTCACTGCCCTGCTGCTGGTGACGTGTAAGCGGACCATCGATGATCCCGCCGTCACGCCAACACCTACCCCGCCCAAGCCATTCGTGCCTAAATTCATTATTGATAAGGCAGGCGTACATAATGGAGCCAGCCTGGGCGTGCAGCCCGGCGATACCGTAGCCATTCAGGCTGGCACCTACACCAATCTGATTTTACAGGGATTCGTCGGTGCTCCCGGTAAACCGATTATTTTCCTGAATTATAAAGGCCAAGTGCAGATAAAAGGCACTACCCAGAACAACGGGAACTTCAGCATCAACGGTTGTTCCTACTTTGTCCTGACGGGTTCGGGAACAGAAGGGGTGCAGTATGGCTTCGATGTCAGTTCCACCTATAAGGACGTTTCGGCGCTGGTCGTTGCGGGCAAATCAACCAACTGCGAAATCACCCGGGTAGAGGTATCGCAGTCGGGTTTTGCCGGAATGATGATCAAGACCGACCCGAGCAAAAACGATCCGACAACCTGGCTGGGTAATTTCGTGATGAAGGACGTTCATGTGCACGACAACTATGTTCACGACACGCTGGGCGAGGGGTTTTACATTGGCAACTCGTTCTGGAACACGGGCCTGAATGGTCTGTATCCGCATGAAATCCAGGGTCTGCACCTGCACCATAACATTGTAAAGCGCGCCGGCTGCGAAGGGATTCAGTACAGCTGTTCGCCGGGCGCGAGTGTTCACCATAACCGGGTTAGTCAAACGGGTATTTCGCCGTTTTCCAACAGCCAGAACGCGGGCGTACAGATCTCGGGTGGGTCATCGGGTGAATTCTACAATAATACCATCGACTCGGCGCAGGGCGTCGGGCTGATCATTGTTGGTGCCGTTCGATCCGGCGATAGTCTTGTGGTACGTAACGTGTTGGTAACGAACAGCAACCAGTTTGCCGGTGCCGATAAACTCCCGGCGGAGACCTGTGCGGTATTTGCTGATGAGCGGAACACTCCACCGGGGGTTGTGGTAGGTGGCAGGCTGATTTTTCAGAATATAACCGTTGAAGGGGCCCGGCTCGACGGTATCCGCCTGTATAATCAGAGCCAGAGCAACATTATCCGTAAATCGATCGTGCGTGGTTTTACCCGGTCGGCCATCGACCGATCGCCTAAGTCGGTGCCGCTGCTGGAAGTAGAGAATTACTTTGGGGTAATTACTGCGCCGGCAGGTATTGGCTATCAGACCAATTAA
- the dnaB gene encoding replicative DNA helicase produces MENNARPNQHLRKPSAFAGGRQQAGNHWLDTGLGKLPPQALDLEEAVLGALMIEKDALSSVVDILKPETFYKEAHQRIYNAILTLFGNSDPIDLLTVTQQLRKTGEIELVGGGGFVSELTFRVNSAANIEYHARIVSEQALKRALIAMSSTILRDAYEDTTDVFELLDRTEQSLFKISESNIKKNYADMSTIVRMALNELETKKNQEGLTGVPSGFTNLDRVTSGWQPTELIILAARPAMGKTAFVVSALRNAAVDHGKPVAIFSLEMSSVQLVNRLISAEAEIDSEKIRKGTLAPHEWTQLHHKIQRLTEAPIFIDDTPALSILELRAKCRRLKAQHDIQMVVIDYLQLMSGDTSGRAGGNREQEIASISRALKNLAKELNVPVIALSQLSRAVETRGGDKKPQLSDLRESGSIEQDADMVCFLYRPEYYNITQDENGNSTAGIGEVIIAKNRSGSLDTIQLRFINKFTKFCDLDTYFEPIPTQGFAPDVNGLSSFDAPQPSAGSVFKSKANNLSNFGHADPSQETPF; encoded by the coding sequence ATGGAGAACAACGCACGCCCCAACCAGCACCTTCGTAAACCGTCGGCCTTTGCCGGAGGTCGTCAGCAGGCCGGTAACCACTGGCTTGATACGGGCCTTGGCAAATTACCCCCGCAGGCGCTTGATCTTGAAGAAGCGGTGCTGGGGGCGCTGATGATTGAGAAAGATGCCCTTTCCTCGGTTGTTGATATTCTCAAACCAGAAACGTTCTATAAAGAGGCCCACCAGCGTATCTACAACGCTATCCTGACGCTGTTTGGCAACTCTGATCCGATCGACCTGCTCACCGTTACGCAGCAGCTTCGTAAGACGGGCGAAATCGAACTGGTTGGCGGGGGTGGTTTCGTATCGGAGCTGACGTTCCGGGTCAACTCGGCGGCCAACATTGAGTACCACGCCCGGATTGTGTCAGAGCAGGCGCTCAAACGCGCCCTGATTGCGATGTCGTCCACGATTCTGCGCGACGCCTACGAGGATACCACCGACGTATTCGAACTCCTCGACCGCACCGAACAGTCGCTCTTCAAGATTTCGGAATCGAACATCAAGAAGAATTACGCCGACATGAGCACCATCGTCCGGATGGCGCTCAATGAACTGGAAACGAAAAAGAACCAGGAAGGTCTGACGGGTGTTCCATCGGGTTTCACCAACCTCGACCGCGTTACGTCGGGCTGGCAGCCAACCGAACTGATTATTCTGGCCGCCCGACCCGCCATGGGTAAAACAGCCTTTGTCGTGAGCGCCCTACGTAACGCAGCTGTTGACCACGGTAAACCCGTCGCTATTTTCTCGCTGGAGATGTCGTCAGTGCAGTTGGTCAACCGGCTTATCTCGGCCGAAGCCGAAATTGATTCGGAGAAGATCCGGAAAGGTACGCTGGCTCCGCACGAGTGGACGCAGCTGCACCACAAGATCCAGCGGCTCACGGAGGCTCCGATCTTTATTGACGATACCCCTGCCCTATCCATTCTGGAACTGCGGGCCAAATGCCGCCGTCTGAAAGCGCAGCACGACATCCAGATGGTCGTTATTGACTATCTCCAGCTCATGTCGGGCGATACGTCCGGGCGCGCGGGCGGCAACCGTGAACAGGAGATTGCTTCGATTTCGCGGGCACTGAAGAACCTCGCCAAGGAACTGAACGTACCGGTCATTGCTTTATCCCAGCTAAGCCGGGCCGTCGAAACCCGCGGGGGCGACAAAAAACCCCAATTATCCGACCTTCGGGAATCGGGATCTATTGAGCAGGACGCCGATATGGTCTGCTTCCTCTATCGTCCGGAATATTACAACATTACGCAGGATGAAAACGGCAACTCAACCGCGGGCATCGGCGAAGTAATTATTGCCAAAAACCGAAGCGGTTCGCTCGACACGATCCAGCTCCGGTTCATCAACAAATTCACGAAATTCTGCGACCTCGATACCTACTTCGAGCCGATACCCACGCAGGGCTTTGCGCCCGACGTTAACGGACTGAGCAGCTTCGACGCACCGCAACCCTCGGCGGGCAGCGTCTTTAAAAGCAAGGCCAACAATCTCTCCAACTTCGGCCATGCCGACCCGAGTCAGGAAACGCCATTTTAA
- a CDS encoding T9SS type B sorting domain-containing protein, with amino-acid sequence MIDMYRRRCWMVGLTGFLLVISRMVSATHIVGGELELRYLGTQSTYTHRINLNLYFDDVNGDQGADDGRVTVGIFSKRTNQLIGYVPLLRVSSQYVPYTNTTCQTAYLRTRLIRHSTDLTLDPNIFNDPGGYYLSWERCCRNGSIVNIQSPGDAGSTFYLEFPAIRNGQASVNNSSPVFAIPRGDYACIGQPFSLDFSAKDADGDSLTYTLVTPYNGFSTKGVPNPGALNQFNPPTFYAGPYSLISWITGVSVANEVPGTQPLRVNARTGLLTVTPNKTGLHVFSVEVVEYRQGKAIGRVRRDYQILVVDCPKNDPPRLLFRADGQKGFYAENTVITITEKDTNCLNLYVTDPNPNQRIQIINMSGSLPGLTLNPGQLLTRTAHDTLQAKFCFGECVGGDGKPFTLMIRATDEGCPQGLSDTLTIRLNVIPSPNGKPVASTNLANNLARVTVGSSLSFTAFGADPDNDNITIQAVGRGFNLAQAGMSFGSASGAGKVSQAFTWKPTCTDATRSAYLVDFIVTDTRCNRNLRDTVTVNLAAVGLPSRPPTVRTTLPQPVVDMLVGASDSTGSSTFTVIGDDADLDTIGLTAIGRGFDIKAAGMTFTNKTGKVMLQTPFGWKPTCELMAGRTEALFVVDFVADDRSCQPNHTDTTTVTFRLRDPSVNADIKVPNVFTPNNDGINDYFAVKDLPENACSEQFKTVVITNRYGRTVFTSSDPKFRWYGTDDPAGTYYYLLTTSKRTLKGPVTLIR; translated from the coding sequence ATGATTGACATGTACCGTAGGCGTTGCTGGATGGTGGGATTAACTGGCTTTCTGCTGGTAATCAGTCGGATGGTGAGTGCAACGCATATTGTTGGCGGAGAACTGGAATTGCGCTACCTCGGCACGCAGAGTACGTATACGCACCGCATCAACCTGAATCTATATTTCGATGACGTTAACGGCGATCAGGGAGCCGACGACGGGCGGGTCACGGTTGGTATTTTCTCTAAACGGACCAATCAGCTCATCGGGTACGTTCCTCTGCTGCGGGTGAGCAGCCAGTACGTTCCCTACACCAACACGACCTGCCAGACGGCCTACCTGCGCACGCGGCTTATTCGCCACAGCACGGACCTGACGCTCGACCCAAATATTTTCAACGATCCTGGCGGGTATTATCTGTCCTGGGAGCGCTGTTGCCGGAACGGGAGTATAGTCAACATTCAGAGTCCGGGCGATGCCGGTTCTACGTTCTATCTGGAATTTCCCGCCATCCGGAACGGGCAGGCGAGCGTCAACAATTCCTCGCCGGTTTTTGCCATTCCCCGGGGGGATTATGCCTGCATCGGTCAGCCGTTCAGTCTTGATTTTAGCGCCAAAGATGCCGACGGCGACAGTCTAACTTATACGCTGGTAACACCCTACAATGGGTTCAGCACCAAAGGTGTGCCGAATCCCGGTGCCCTGAACCAGTTTAACCCGCCCACGTTCTACGCGGGTCCTTACTCGCTGATTAGCTGGATAACCGGTGTTTCGGTAGCCAATGAAGTTCCCGGTACCCAACCCCTGCGCGTGAATGCCCGAACGGGTTTGCTGACCGTAACGCCTAACAAAACCGGTCTCCACGTTTTTTCGGTTGAAGTGGTCGAATACCGGCAGGGAAAAGCCATCGGGCGGGTCCGGCGTGATTACCAGATTCTGGTTGTTGACTGTCCCAAAAATGATCCGCCCAGACTGCTGTTCCGGGCCGATGGACAGAAAGGGTTTTACGCCGAAAACACCGTCATCACGATCACGGAGAAAGACACAAACTGCCTCAACCTCTACGTAACCGACCCCAACCCGAACCAGCGGATTCAGATCATCAACATGAGCGGTTCCCTGCCGGGCCTGACGCTTAACCCCGGCCAGTTGCTTACCCGGACGGCGCACGATACGCTGCAGGCTAAATTTTGTTTTGGCGAATGTGTGGGGGGCGACGGCAAGCCCTTTACGCTGATGATCCGGGCTACCGACGAAGGCTGTCCGCAGGGACTGAGCGATACGCTCACGATCCGGCTGAATGTGATTCCTTCCCCGAACGGCAAGCCAGTGGCCAGCACCAACCTGGCCAATAACCTCGCCCGCGTAACGGTTGGGTCGTCGCTCTCGTTCACGGCCTTCGGTGCCGACCCGGATAATGACAACATCACCATCCAGGCCGTAGGGCGCGGCTTCAACCTGGCCCAGGCAGGCATGAGTTTCGGTTCGGCTTCGGGCGCTGGCAAAGTATCGCAGGCCTTTACCTGGAAGCCAACCTGCACCGACGCGACGCGGTCGGCCTATCTCGTCGATTTCATCGTTACGGATACCCGCTGCAACCGCAACCTGCGCGACACCGTGACGGTTAATCTCGCGGCTGTTGGCCTGCCAAGCCGCCCGCCCACCGTCCGGACGACCCTGCCTCAGCCGGTGGTCGATATGCTGGTTGGCGCGAGCGACTCAACCGGCAGCAGTACATTTACCGTGATTGGTGACGACGCAGACCTGGACACCATCGGACTGACGGCCATTGGACGAGGGTTCGACATAAAGGCCGCGGGGATGACGTTCACGAACAAAACTGGCAAAGTCATGCTGCAAACCCCTTTTGGCTGGAAACCGACCTGCGAGCTGATGGCGGGAAGAACAGAAGCCCTCTTTGTGGTTGATTTTGTGGCCGACGACCGCTCCTGCCAGCCTAATCACACCGATACCACCACCGTTACGTTCCGCCTGCGCGACCCATCGGTAAACGCCGACATCAAAGTTCCAAACGTGTTCACGCCGAATAACGACGGTATCAACGATTATTTTGCGGTAAAAGACCTGCCGGAAAACGCCTGTTCTGAACAGTTCAAAACGGTTGTCATCACAAATCGATACGGCCGCACGGTCTTTACGTCTTCAGACCCCAAATTTCGGTGGTACGGTACCGATGACCCCGCTGGTACGTATTACTATCTCCTGACGACGAGCAAACGCACATTAAAAGGCCCCGTCACCCTGATCCGGTGA
- the rlmD gene encoding 23S rRNA (uracil(1939)-C(5))-methyltransferase RlmD, with amino-acid sequence MRRKSHKAPERLQNVVIDAVAAEGKCIVRTDEGVIFVENPTGGPGVAPGDVVDLRVTNRKKQYREAVAEHIRERSPIRTEPFCEHFGTCGGCKWQHIRYDEQLRFKHQQVVDHLTRIGKVDLPEIRPILAAHPTQYYRNKLEFTCAEGRWLTQAEAATHEPMDPRAVGFHVPGRFDKVLPIRHCYLQPDPSNAIRLAVNDYVFRHDLTLYNLKAHTGFLRTLIIRTADTTQQLMVTLQVAQDNPELLAGLMNFLQTTFPQITSLNYILNTKKNDSYQDQEVVNWSGMPYIEEQMDDGSGTPLTFRVGPKSFYQTNAQQAFNLYKITRDWAGLTGQERVYDLYTGTGTIALFVARRAKEVIGVEYVEASVADARVNAQVNNITNASFYAGDMRDILTDDFFDQHGRPDVVITDPPRAGMDEAVTRQLLKAAPSRIVYVSCNTATQARDLGILDEGYRVADVRPVDMFPHTHHVENVVLLTRRD; translated from the coding sequence ATGCGTAGAAAGAGTCATAAAGCACCCGAACGGTTGCAGAACGTCGTCATTGATGCCGTTGCCGCCGAAGGGAAGTGTATCGTCCGTACCGATGAGGGCGTTATTTTCGTCGAAAACCCTACCGGTGGGCCGGGTGTAGCCCCGGGCGACGTGGTGGATTTGCGGGTTACGAATCGCAAAAAACAGTACCGCGAAGCCGTAGCCGAGCACATTCGCGAGCGTTCGCCGATACGTACTGAGCCCTTCTGCGAGCACTTCGGTACCTGCGGAGGCTGCAAATGGCAGCATATTCGCTACGACGAACAACTGCGGTTCAAGCACCAGCAGGTAGTCGATCACCTGACGCGTATTGGGAAGGTGGACCTGCCCGAAATCCGGCCTATTCTGGCCGCCCATCCGACCCAGTATTACCGGAACAAACTCGAATTTACCTGTGCGGAAGGGCGCTGGCTGACCCAGGCCGAAGCTGCTACCCACGAACCCATGGACCCCCGCGCGGTGGGCTTTCACGTGCCGGGGCGCTTCGACAAGGTGCTGCCAATTCGTCACTGCTACCTTCAGCCCGACCCGTCCAACGCCATTCGGCTGGCCGTAAACGATTATGTCTTCCGGCATGACCTGACGTTGTATAACCTGAAAGCCCATACTGGTTTTCTCCGAACACTCATCATCCGTACAGCCGACACTACGCAGCAACTGATGGTAACGTTGCAGGTAGCGCAGGATAATCCCGAACTGCTGGCTGGGCTGATGAATTTTCTGCAGACGACGTTCCCCCAGATTACGTCGCTGAACTATATCCTGAACACCAAGAAGAATGACAGTTATCAGGATCAGGAGGTTGTCAATTGGTCGGGGATGCCCTATATCGAGGAGCAGATGGACGATGGCAGCGGGACGCCACTAACCTTCCGCGTGGGGCCGAAATCATTTTACCAGACCAATGCGCAACAGGCGTTTAACCTGTACAAGATCACCCGCGACTGGGCCGGACTAACGGGTCAGGAACGCGTCTACGACCTCTACACGGGCACGGGCACCATTGCGCTGTTCGTTGCCCGACGGGCCAAAGAAGTGATTGGAGTTGAATATGTCGAAGCATCCGTGGCCGACGCTCGCGTCAATGCGCAGGTAAACAACATCACCAATGCCAGCTTCTACGCGGGCGATATGCGCGACATTCTGACCGACGACTTTTTTGACCAGCATGGCCGACCGGATGTGGTCATTACCGATCCCCCGCGGGCGGGTATGGACGAGGCCGTTACGCGCCAGCTCCTGAAAGCGGCTCCTAGCCGGATCGTTTACGTAAGCTGCAACACCGCCACCCAGGCGCGTGATCTGGGCATACTGGATGAAGGCTACCGCGTGGCCGACGTGCGACCCGTCGATATGTTCCCACACACACACCACGTCGAGAACGTAGTGCTGCTGACGAGAAGAGACTAA